The following is a genomic window from Chryseobacterium ginsenosidimutans.
ACGATTTTTCTAGCCTCACCTTTAGCATTCAACTGAGCTTCCTCCATGATGCTCTGAACATGCGCCTGAGCTCTGGTCTTAGCTTCTGCCTTTAAAGATTCTACCAATTCAGCTTTTGCTTCTTCTGCAGAATAGTTAGAGATTTTTTCAAGGATCTCAACTTTTTTAGCTGTTGCAACATCCAGTTCCTGTTGTTTTCTTTCTAAAACTTCCGTTTTCTTAGAATAATCAGCAATCTGTCTGTCCAGGTCCTTTTCAAGTTTTCCGACCTTGCTAAGCTCGTCATTCAACTTATGCTCTTTGTCTTTCGTTCTTTTCTCAATCTCCTGCATTTTCTTTTCACGAGACTGGATATCTGCATCATGCTGAGATTTCAGTTCCAAGAATTTTTCTTTAGCCTGAAGGTTTTTTTCTTTCTTTATGGATTCAGCTTGTACGTTAGCTTTTTCTATAAGGTTTTCGGCATTCTTTTTTGCATCATCTATAATAAATTTCCCCTTCGTATTGAGTGAGCTTTTAGAGAAAAGTATCCCTATCACTGCACCAATTACCAGGCAAATAACGCCGACTATAATGGCTGTTGTCATAATCTATATTGAGTTTTAATTGTCTTTATATTTTAAATAAAAAAAGCCTACAATAATCCAGAGATATAGAGTAAACTCCTAATCAACACGATTTGAACTGATTTCCATTGTCTGTAATCCGATAAATCGGCACGCCATTCAATGGACATTTGCTCGGTAATTGTTTAGCGTTGAGTTTACCTTTAATGTGTTAGAATTATCGTAGGCAGTCTTTTGGGAAAAAATCTATTTCCCTATTTCATTCAACGATTGATTGATCTGTGATAATCTTTCGTTGGTAGAATTTATTGTTTTATCGTAGTTCATAGACACTACTTCAGCATTTGTCCCCAATTTCAGGGCACACATTGCCAAGGCATCTTGTTTGTCTCTCACGTCGAAATTTTGTTCAAAATCTTTAATCATACTTTCAATCTGCTTCCCTACTTTACGCAAAGTTTCTTCCTCTGCTGCCGGTACGTTCAGCGGATATACCCTTCCTGCAATGTTGATGGTTATTCTTCTTACCTCCATTATAATCCACTGTTTTGAAGCTGTGCAATACAGAAATCTACTTCCTTTACCAACCTGTTGATATGATTTTTCATCAATCTGTTGTGTTCAGGATTTCCTGATATTGCTGAATAAAGTTTTATATTTTTTTGCTCTTCTGCTAATACCTGACCTTTTTTTCTTTCCTCATCATATTTCTTCTTCAAGTCTTCATGTTCAATATTTAATTCTGAGAACCTTTCAGTAAGATTTTTATAATTTTTTTGTAATAGTAAAATCTTTTTCTCTAATTCTGAAAAATTGTTTTCTAAATCTTGAAGCATTTCAGGTTTTATATATTCTAACTATTAGCAAAAATAACAAAATATTAATACTAACAAAAATAAAACGCTCTATATTTTGATATTACAACAAAAAAAGGAGACACAAAATGCATCTCCTTTCTATATTTCAGATAATTTCTTATTCGAATTTCAATACGAAAAACACTGCTCTTGTCTGTAAAGTAGACATTGCAGAAGTCCAGTAAGGAGGTGTCGTCGCATTATCCGCAACGATCTCGTTGTTCATAATAAACGTACCTCTGATTGCCGGAGTTAGTTTAAATTTATTAAAGTAAAACTGAATACCCATTTCAGCAGACCAGGCAAAGTTGTGTGTTGTTGATCTGAAAACCTGCTGCATGTTGTCATCAGTAGAATCTGAATTAGACTGAAGGTTTACGATATAATTCACCCCTGCTGCAATGTAAGGTCTTGAGTTGTACCATCTGTTCCCATGAAATTCCAATAATACGGGAACATCCACCAACGTTGTTTTAATTTCTCTTACTTTGTCTCTTTCCGTTAACGGAATCGGAATAAAAGGATCATTTGTCAAAGTTCCGGCAGCATACTGGTCGTTTGACTGTGTATTAAAGGTCAATTGTCTCTGACCAAACTGTAACCCTGGTTCTAATCTTAAATCTAAAAAGTCGTTCAGTCTCCATTTTGCGATCAAACCGGCACCGAAACTGTAACTTTCTTTAGAAGTAACAAGATTCTGATTATTATTCATACCATATCTAGGATTCAAAACGATACGGTAGTCTAGTTTGTTGCCGTTCAGATAAAAACCCCAGCTGAATTTCTGCTCGTCAAAGTCTTCCAACTTATCCATTCTGTTTCGGGTTCTGAATTGCGCGTTTGCTAAAACTGCAACATTTACTGAGGCTAAAACCAGTGCTCTTAATAAAAATTTATTCATAGGTTACTTTGTTGCTTTATAAATTGTGGCTATACCTAAACTAAGTTTTTTATATTCAACTTTTTTAAATCCTGTATCTAAAAGAATTTGTCTCATCTTTTCCCCAAAAGGAAAAGCATTTACAGAATCCGGAAGGTATGTATACGCCCTGTTATCTTTAGAAACCAGTCTGCCGATGGCAGGTAATATATTTTTGAAATAAAACATATAAAATGGTCCCAAGAACCCCTCAACCTTTGAAAACTCCAGTATGTAAACACTTTTGTTATCCTTAACCACTCTTCTTAATTCTGCTAAACCTTTGGTAAGGTTTTCAAAATTCCTTACTCCAAATGCAACGGAAACAGCATCGAATCTATTGTCCTCGAAAGGTAAATTTTCTGCATCTCCCTTTTGCATGGAAATTTTGCCGTCTAAATTAAGTTTTTTTATTTTAATAACGCCAACATTTAACATTTGTTGCGACAAATCTAAACCAATTACTTTTGAGCCTGTTCCCTTTTCAATTGTAATTGCCAGATCTCCCGTTCCTGTAGCCACATCCAGCACTTCCTGCGGATTATCATTTTTCATCCATTTCACTAAAGTATTCCTCCACAAAATATCTATTTTCATGGATAATACACGATTCAGAAGATCGTATTTCGGTGCAATATTGTCGAACATATCCTCTACCTGGCTCTTCTTTGTAGCCTCTGAATTGTAGGGAGTAACTTTGTTGATATCTTTTGTCAAAACTTAAAACTTGTAATATTCTTTATAATAATTGAGGTAATCCTGTTTTCTGAAGATTTTCGATCTCGATTCTACCTGCTGAATGTTTTTGATCAATTTATCATAATCTTCATCTACATTATAGTAAAAATCATCAGTAAATAATTTATTGAAGCGTCTTGCACCTCCATAATATACTTTTCCGTCAATCACAGTCTTATCCAGTGCCAAAAGTAATGAATCTTTTTTAAGGTTGTATCCATAATATTGATCATTGATATAATAATCCTGATGCGCAATATTAATCAGCCCACGGATTTTATTCACTTCAAATGCCGAATCGAATAATAATTTTTTATTTTGATCGAAAACTTTGATAGAATTTTTCCCTTTATTCAGGTCCACCGGAACGGTTTGCCCTCCCGCAATAGTTCCTTCTGAGCCGTTATTAATTTTATAGTAAAATGTATTGGGAGTAGGATTGTCTACAACATAAAAGTTCTTTTTAGCTAAAAAAAGGAAGTAGATCCCAAAGGCAACGATAAACGCCACAACTGCAATAAGTAAGCCTTTTAAGGACGGATTATTTTTCATAGGATTGTAAAATACAATTTTTGCAAATTTAATAATATTTTTAATTCTTTGTTATTAATATTAATTATTAACTTTGCGTCTTTAAAAAAATCATTTAAACGAATGCCGAATACGATCATTATTGGTTCTGGATCTTATATTCCTAACAGAGTTATTGGTAGAGATTATTTTTTAGATTCTGAGTTCTATACGGATGAAGGTGAAAAAATTGAAAAACCTACTGAAGAAATCATTTCAAAATTTGTAGAAATTACAGAAATTGAGGAGCGCAGATATATTGAAGACGATATTTCCAACTCTATAATTGGCTACGAAGCTTCAAAAATTGCTATCGAAGATGCGAAAATTGATGCTGAAGCAATAGATTATATTATCTATGCAAGTAATTTTGGAGAGGTAAATAAAGGTGGGCTTGTGAACTTCATGCCCAATATGGCAGCGAGAGTGAAGAACCATTTGGGTATAAAAAACAGGAAATGCATCACTTATGATATGATTTTCGGATGTCCGGGATGGGTGGAAGCAATGATTTTGGCTGATAATTTAATTAAAGCTCAAGTTGCTAAGACTATTCTTGTAGTGGGTAGCGAAACGCTAAGCAGAGTAACAGACCCTTTCGACAGAAATAAAATGATTTTTGCAGACGGAGCAGGTGCAGTGGTTGTAAAAGCTACTGACGAAGAAAATGTAGGAATTATTGCCCATAATACAATCTGTGACAACGGTCCGGAATTAGAATATCTTGTCAGTGGCCCTTCTTTGAATAAAGAAGTTGACAGAGAAAAGCCATTTATCAGAATGCTGGGAAGAAAAATTTATGAATACGCTCTTAAAAACGTTCCCGTAGCTATTAAAGAAACTATTGACAGTGCCGGACTTTCTATTAATGACATCAACAAAATATTAATTCATCAGGCAAATGCTAAAATGGATTATGCCATGATCGACAGACTTCACAGACTATATGACGTGAAAGATTATGATCATGCAATATCTCCAATGACTATCCAAATGTTTGGAAATTCATCTGTTGCAACAATTCCTACCATGTTTGACTTAATAATTAAAGGAAAAATGAAAGGTCATTCGTTTAAAGATAAAGGTAACATTGTGATGACTTCGGTAGGCGCCGGAATGAACATTAATGCTATCGTTTACAGATTTCCTTAACAATATTTAATTTAAAAATATAAAAAGCACAGGGAAACTATTCTTTGTGCTTTTTTTAACCTTAATTATGCAAAGAAACTTTTTATTTATTGCAGTAATCTTCCTTTTTTTGGAAGTATATATCTATCAGGCAATAAGAACGTTAACAGATAATTCATGGATAAGAATAGGCTATTGGGCCGTCTCTCTGATTATTTACGGAATTTTCGCCTATGAAGTCACCCATTTCAACAGGGCAGATAAAAGCATGGTAAGAGCTCAGATTATGATTTCTCTATTTCTGATTTTCATTTTGCCTAAAGTTTTCGTTGTTTTATTCTTATTGATTGACGATATTTTCAGAACCGGAAGCTATTTGATAGGATTAGCAGGACCTTCTGATAACTTTTTTCCTGAAAGAAGAAAATTTCTGAGTTTAGCAGGATTAGGTTTGGGAGGAGTTCTTTCTGCGTTGTTCATTGATGGAATTACGTTTGGAAAATACCGTCACAAAGTAAGGAGAGTAAGAATAAACTTTGCCAATCTTCCAAAAAGCTTCAAAGGATATAAAATTGTGCAGATCTCTGATGTTCACAGTGGAAGCTTCACTGATCCGAGTAAATTGAAACACGCCATCAATTTAATTAATGAGCAAAATCCTGATCTGGTTTTATTCACAGGAGATATGGTAAATAATATTGCTGATGAATTTAAACCTTTTATTCCATTATTTTCAAAAATCAAAGCTAAAGACGGAAAATTTGCCGTTCTTGGAAATCACGATTACGGCGATTATGTAAACTGGACCTCATTAGATGCAAAAAAGCAAAATCTTGAGACTTTGATCGATTACGAAAAGCAGGCAGGTTTTGATATGCTCCGAAATGAAAACCGAATTATCGAAAAAAACGGCGAAAAATTATATATTCTTGGTGTTGAAAACTGGGGATTGAAGCCTTTTCCACAATTTGGAAGATTGGATGATGCTTTAAAAGGAGTTCCTGAATCCGCTACAAAAATATTAATGAGCCACGACCCCACTCATTTCGATTACGTTGTTAAAAAACATCCAACAGACATTCATCTGACACTTTCCGGTCACACACACGGAATGCAGTTCGGTTTAGATCTGAAAAACATAAAATGGTCGCCAGTTCAGTACAAATATCCAAAGTGGGCAGATTTATATGAAAGTGAAGGAAAAATGCTTTATGTAAATAGAGGTTTTGGAGTTTTAGGATATCCCGGAAGAGTTGGTGTTTTGCCCGAAATTACGCTTTTTGAATTGGCTTAAATTCTATATTCAGAAACATCTGTGAAATCTGAAAAAAATTAAAATATATAATCTTTCATACGGGAAGTAGCCATCTCCTTCTCGTTAATCCAGGTAAGGAGGGCATCTAATTTGTCCTCCATTTTTCTGCCCAAATTGAGCCTTCTGTAAAACGGAATATCGAATTGATATTTACCGAAATCTGTAAACTGCCAAGAGTTTAAATAAATCAAAACAAATTCATCTTTCTTCAGAGTTTCAAAAACCATATTCTGATAATATTTCATCGGCAAAACCTGAAACACAAAATCATTATAAGGTAATTGACTGTAAGGTGAAATACTTTCCGGAACAATACTCAATCCATCCTCTTCGGTGATTTCCGTATCTCTCTTTAATCGTTTAAAAGGAAAAAGAATATCTGCATTATCAATATTCGAAACATAATTAAATTCCAACATTTTCAAACTCTCCTGAGACAGTTTAAAATCTTTTTGACGAATTCCTCTGATCTGTTTTTCTAAAAATTCCTGTGTGAGTTTCTTTGCATCATCAATTTCCTGCAGGGTAGAATTTTTATTATAAAAAGCAATTTCATGCCCTTTGGATGAAATTGCTTTTATAATATTTTGAAGTTTTTCAGTGATCGAAATCTCCACAAAAAAACTAGCTTTAACATCATGAATATCTAAAATTCTGAGAATAGCTTTTGTATTATCAATTGTAATTTTTAATCTTTCTTCATCGGAAATCTGAACACCATTTTTTGTTTCAGTCTCAATATTTACGATGTTAAAAGTGAATAATATCATTTAAATTAAATTTTAGATAAATATTGTAATAAATTAAAAATCAGATGTTAAAATATATTTTAATTAAAGTTAAACTTTAGATAATTAATTTTTACCTAATTTTACTTTAAGGTTCTTGATCATGTCTTTTGTCATTTCAGAAATTCCGAAATCATAGGTTAATCCCCAATCTTTTTTTGCCACAGAATCATCAATAGAAGCCGGCCAGGAATCTGCAATCTGTTGTCTAAAATCCGGTTTATAATCAATCTCAAATTCAGGAATTTCTTTCTTAATTTCTTCTGCCAGTTCTTTTGGAGTGAAAGACATTCCACCCAAATTATAAGAAGAACGAACCGTTACACTTTCTTTTGGAGCTTCCATTAATTTCAATGTCGCGTTGATCGCATCGTCCATATATAACATCGGCATTCCCGTATTTTCAGAAATGAAACTTGTATATTTTCCTTCTTCAATTGCTTCGTAAAAAATCTCAACAGCGTAGTCAGTTGTTCCGCCACCTGCCGGAGTTTTCCATGAGATCAATCCTGGATATCTTATACTTCTTACATCTACCCCATACTTATCGAAATAATATTCGCACCATTTTTCACCTGCCATTTTCGAAATTCCGTAAACTGTTGTCGGGTTTAAAACCACATCCTGTCCTACATTTTCCTTTGGAATTCCTTTTCCGAAAACTGCAATAGAACTTGGCCAGAAAATCTTTTTAAGAAGACCTTCTTTTGCCAATTCGCAAAAATGAAGAAGAGGTTCAAGATTCAATTTCCATGCAAAAATCGGCTGCTTTTCTGAAGTTCCGGATAACAGTGAAGCCAAATGATAAACAGTTGTAATCTCATAATCTTTAATCACCTGTCTTACCAACTGGGTATTCGTAACATCCATTCTTTCGTAATGTCCGGCTGCGGTGATTCCCTTTTGCCATCTGTCGAGTCCTGAAGCAACAACATTATCAGCTCCGTGGATATCAACAAGTCTGTTTGTAAGTTCGGTACCGATTTGTCCTAAAGCACCTGTAATAAGTATTCTTTCCGTGTGGGATTCCATTTTTTCTTTTTATTAGTTGATCAAAAGCAAAAATAAATATTTTAAACCCTATCTTAAAACAAAATTGTAAATTCGATTATAAAATTTGCAAATGAAAAAGATTATCATTCCGATTATTTTGTTTTCTCACTCTGTTTCAGCACAATATACTGATTTTAATATCGTAAAGGAAGTCAAGGTTAAAAATAAGGGAGTCATCGTTTCTGCTCATCCTCTTGCCAGTGAAGCAGGGGCAAAAATCCTGAAAATTGGAGGAAATGCCTATGATGCAGTCGTCGCAACACAATATGCATTAGCCGTTGTTTATCCACAAGCCGGAAATATTGGCGGTGGCGGATTTTTAGTTGGTGTTAAAAATAATGGTGAGAAATTCACTCTTGATTATCGTGAAACCGCTCCGCAAAAGGCAACTCATGACATGTACATTGAGAAAAACGGAAAAGCAAATACAGATCTTTCTCAAAACGGAAGATTGGCAATAGGAGTTCCGGGAAGTATAGCCGGTTTTTTTGCTACGCTGAAATACTGTAAACTTCCAATGGATCAATTAATTCAACCTGCAATTGATTTAGCTGAAAAAGGATTTGCAATTACTGAACAGGAAGCTGATTTATTAAATGCAAGCAAAGAATATTTTCAAAAACATAATCAATCTTCATCTGTCTTTGTCAAAAATACACCTTGGAAAGCGGGAGATATTTTGGTTCAGAAAGAATTAGCTGAAACATTGAAGTTGATTCAAAAGCAAGGTTTAAAAGGATTTTATGAAGGAAAAACTGCTGAACTCCTTGTTTCGGAAATGAAAAAGGGAAATGGAATTATCACTTTGGAAGATCTTAAAAACTATAAAGTTGCCGAAAGAAAAGCCCTAGAATTTA
Proteins encoded in this region:
- a CDS encoding metallophosphoesterase, which produces MQRNFLFIAVIFLFLEVYIYQAIRTLTDNSWIRIGYWAVSLIIYGIFAYEVTHFNRADKSMVRAQIMISLFLIFILPKVFVVLFLLIDDIFRTGSYLIGLAGPSDNFFPERRKFLSLAGLGLGGVLSALFIDGITFGKYRHKVRRVRINFANLPKSFKGYKIVQISDVHSGSFTDPSKLKHAINLINEQNPDLVLFTGDMVNNIADEFKPFIPLFSKIKAKDGKFAVLGNHDYGDYVNWTSLDAKKQNLETLIDYEKQAGFDMLRNENRIIEKNGEKLYILGVENWGLKPFPQFGRLDDALKGVPESATKILMSHDPTHFDYVVKKHPTDIHLTLSGHTHGMQFGLDLKNIKWSPVQYKYPKWADLYESEGKMLYVNRGFGVLGYPGRVGVLPEITLFELA
- the ubiE gene encoding bifunctional demethylmenaquinone methyltransferase/2-methoxy-6-polyprenyl-1,4-benzoquinol methylase UbiE, whose translation is MTKDINKVTPYNSEATKKSQVEDMFDNIAPKYDLLNRVLSMKIDILWRNTLVKWMKNDNPQEVLDVATGTGDLAITIEKGTGSKVIGLDLSQQMLNVGVIKIKKLNLDGKISMQKGDAENLPFEDNRFDAVSVAFGVRNFENLTKGLAELRRVVKDNKSVYILEFSKVEGFLGPFYMFYFKNILPAIGRLVSKDNRAYTYLPDSVNAFPFGEKMRQILLDTGFKKVEYKKLSLGIATIYKATK
- a CDS encoding polysaccharide deacetylase family protein, producing the protein MILFTFNIVNIETETKNGVQISDEERLKITIDNTKAILRILDIHDVKASFFVEISITEKLQNIIKAISSKGHEIAFYNKNSTLQEIDDAKKLTQEFLEKQIRGIRQKDFKLSQESLKMLEFNYVSNIDNADILFPFKRLKRDTEITEEDGLSIVPESISPYSQLPYNDFVFQVLPMKYYQNMVFETLKKDEFVLIYLNSWQFTDFGKYQFDIPFYRRLNLGRKMEDKLDALLTWINEKEMATSRMKDYIF
- a CDS encoding NAD-dependent epimerase/dehydratase family protein, whose amino-acid sequence is MESHTERILITGALGQIGTELTNRLVDIHGADNVVASGLDRWQKGITAAGHYERMDVTNTQLVRQVIKDYEITTVYHLASLLSGTSEKQPIFAWKLNLEPLLHFCELAKEGLLKKIFWPSSIAVFGKGIPKENVGQDVVLNPTTVYGISKMAGEKWCEYYFDKYGVDVRSIRYPGLISWKTPAGGGTTDYAVEIFYEAIEEGKYTSFISENTGMPMLYMDDAINATLKLMEAPKESVTVRSSYNLGGMSFTPKELAEEIKKEIPEFEIDYKPDFRQQIADSWPASIDDSVAKKDWGLTYDFGISEMTKDMIKNLKVKLGKN
- a CDS encoding cell division protein ZapA, translated to MEVRRITINIAGRVYPLNVPAAEEETLRKVGKQIESMIKDFEQNFDVRDKQDALAMCALKLGTNAEVVSMNYDKTINSTNERLSQINQSLNEIGK
- the porT gene encoding type IX secretion/gliding motility protein PorT/SprT; translated protein: MNKFLLRALVLASVNVAVLANAQFRTRNRMDKLEDFDEQKFSWGFYLNGNKLDYRIVLNPRYGMNNNQNLVTSKESYSFGAGLIAKWRLNDFLDLRLEPGLQFGQRQLTFNTQSNDQYAAGTLTNDPFIPIPLTERDKVREIKTTLVDVPVLLEFHGNRWYNSRPYIAAGVNYIVNLQSNSDSTDDNMQQVFRSTTHNFAWSAEMGIQFYFNKFKLTPAIRGTFIMNNEIVADNATTPPYWTSAMSTLQTRAVFFVLKFE
- a CDS encoding 3-oxoacyl-ACP synthase III family protein yields the protein MPNTIIIGSGSYIPNRVIGRDYFLDSEFYTDEGEKIEKPTEEIISKFVEITEIEERRYIEDDISNSIIGYEASKIAIEDAKIDAEAIDYIIYASNFGEVNKGGLVNFMPNMAARVKNHLGIKNRKCITYDMIFGCPGWVEAMILADNLIKAQVAKTILVVGSETLSRVTDPFDRNKMIFADGAGAVVVKATDEENVGIIAHNTICDNGPELEYLVSGPSLNKEVDREKPFIRMLGRKIYEYALKNVPVAIKETIDSAGLSINDINKILIHQANAKMDYAMIDRLHRLYDVKDYDHAISPMTIQMFGNSSVATIPTMFDLIIKGKMKGHSFKDKGNIVMTSVGAGMNINAIVYRFP